The Actinocatenispora sera genome has a window encoding:
- a CDS encoding HSP90 family protein produces the protein MDRTFQVDLRGVVDLLSNHLYASPRVYLRELLQNAVDALTARTGGPPPAVSVRTGAGTLSVSDNGIGLTEAQVHELLATIGRSGKRDELGFARQEFLGQFGIGLLSAFLVADEVRVVTRSAAGGPALGWVGRADGTYRVEPADRDEPGSTVTLTARHGCGQWFAPTTVTELARLYGSMLPVPVTVDGTPVTDAGPPWRDDDRPAGTRRADLVGYAQDVLGFTPFDVIELSVPAAGLTGVAYVLPFSANPAERTRHRVYLKRMLLAESVDGLLPEWAFFVRCVVDATELRPTASREALYADDALAATQEAIGAQLRGWLVRLADTDPDRLARFLAVHHLGVKALAVHDDEMLRLVAQWWPMETNVGRITLAEFAARYGQVRYTQTADEFRALAAVAAAQDVPVLNGGYTYDAEIVARFGALPGGPAVRRLDPSELATRFDPLPAEVELPLQEFRRTAQRAVDELGCEVVLRSFEPATVPALYLVDRSAAHAAELQATRAQADEVWAGVLDAFVKPAQQRPQLVLNHRNDLVRRVCGLRDERLAHTATQALYGQALLLGHHPVRPADVVLINRSFLGLLDAAVPPERDERA, from the coding sequence GTGGACCGGACTTTCCAGGTCGACCTGCGTGGCGTGGTCGATCTGCTCAGCAATCACCTTTATGCCAGCCCTCGGGTGTATCTGCGGGAGTTGCTGCAGAATGCCGTCGACGCGCTGACCGCCCGGACCGGCGGGCCGCCGCCGGCGGTGTCGGTGCGCACCGGTGCCGGCACCCTGTCGGTGTCCGACAACGGGATCGGGCTGACCGAGGCGCAGGTGCACGAGCTGCTCGCCACGATCGGCCGCAGCGGCAAGCGGGACGAGCTGGGCTTCGCCCGGCAGGAGTTCCTCGGCCAGTTCGGCATCGGCCTGCTGTCGGCGTTCCTGGTCGCCGACGAGGTGCGGGTGGTGACCCGCTCGGCCGCCGGCGGCCCGGCGCTGGGCTGGGTCGGCCGCGCCGACGGCACCTACCGGGTCGAGCCGGCCGACCGGGACGAGCCCGGCAGCACCGTCACGCTCACCGCGCGGCACGGCTGCGGGCAGTGGTTCGCCCCGACGACCGTGACCGAGCTGGCCCGGCTGTACGGGTCGATGCTGCCGGTCCCGGTGACCGTCGACGGCACGCCGGTCACCGACGCCGGCCCGCCCTGGCGCGACGACGACCGGCCGGCCGGCACCCGCCGCGCCGACCTCGTCGGGTACGCGCAGGACGTGCTCGGGTTCACCCCGTTCGACGTGATCGAGCTGTCCGTGCCGGCGGCCGGGCTGACCGGCGTGGCCTACGTGCTGCCGTTCTCCGCGAACCCGGCCGAGCGCACCCGCCACCGGGTCTACCTGAAGCGGATGCTTTTGGCCGAGTCGGTCGACGGGCTGCTGCCGGAGTGGGCGTTCTTCGTGCGCTGCGTGGTCGACGCGACCGAGCTGCGACCCACCGCGAGCCGCGAGGCGCTGTACGCCGACGACGCGCTCGCCGCCACCCAGGAGGCGATCGGCGCGCAGCTGCGCGGCTGGCTGGTGCGGCTGGCCGACACCGACCCCGACCGGTTGGCCCGCTTCCTCGCCGTGCACCACCTCGGCGTCAAGGCGCTCGCGGTGCACGACGACGAGATGTTGCGACTGGTCGCGCAGTGGTGGCCGATGGAGACCAACGTCGGCCGGATCACCCTCGCCGAGTTCGCGGCGCGGTACGGGCAGGTGCGGTACACCCAGACCGCGGACGAGTTCCGGGCGCTCGCGGCGGTGGCTGCCGCGCAGGACGTGCCGGTGCTCAACGGCGGGTACACCTACGACGCGGAGATCGTGGCCCGGTTCGGTGCGCTGCCCGGCGGGCCGGCGGTGCGCCGGCTGGACCCGAGCGAGCTCGCCACCCGGTTCGACCCGCTGCCGGCCGAGGTGGAGCTGCCGCTGCAGGAGTTCCGCCGGACCGCCCAGCGCGCGGTGGACGAGCTGGGCTGCGAGGTGGTGCTGCGCAGCTTCGAGCCGGCCACCGTCCCCGCGCTGTACCTGGTGGATCGCTCCGCCGCGCACGCCGCCGAGCTGCAAGCGACCAGGGCGCAGGCCGACGAGGTGTGGGCGGGCGTGCTGGACGCGTTCGTGAAGCCGGCCCAGCAGCGCCCGCAGCTGGTCCTCAACCACCGCAACGACCTGGTCCGGCGGGTGTGCGGGCTGCGCGACGAGCGGCTGGCGCACACCGCGACCCAGGCGCTGTACGGGCAGGCGCTGCTGCTCGGCCACCACCCGGTGCGGCCCGCGGACGTGGTGCTGATCAACCGGTCCTTCCTCGGCCTGCTGGACGCGGCCGTGCCACCCGAGCGCGACGAGAGGGCATGA
- a CDS encoding MFS transporter, with amino-acid sequence MTSTRTGPARTDRTTGGARLVLALICACQFMVILDSAIVNVALPSVGTELRFTPTGLTWVVNGYLLTFAGLMLIGGRAADVFGPRRVLLAGLALFSVASLVGGLAPVPGVLVAARGAQGVGAALLAPATLAVINTGFTEAGSRARAFGAWSAAGGIGGTAGALAGGVITTGLSWRWIFLINVPIGALLIAVAATALPAVRPHGRPSLDLVGAITGTAGLAALVYGVMGAADHGWRSAWVLGPGGAGLVLLVVFTVVQARIARRPLLPLRIFAVRGTAVGTGMLVLFGGVVMAMWYFTSLLLQNVLGYSALRAGLGQTPAAVAFLLVARATSGLLPRIGARRSILAGAGLLLVGFGWLARADAGTGYLTGVLGPTLLVAVGIGLVFPTVMAVATADAPERDAGVAGGVATTANQVGSSIGLAVLATAASAVSAADRHPGSPAALAGGYDRVFLAAAGLAVGIAVLSVLLPRRARR; translated from the coding sequence ATGACAAGCACCCGAACCGGGCCGGCCAGGACCGACCGCACCACCGGTGGCGCCCGGCTCGTCCTCGCGCTGATCTGTGCCTGCCAGTTCATGGTGATCCTCGACTCGGCGATCGTGAACGTCGCGCTGCCCTCGGTCGGGACGGAGCTGCGCTTCACCCCGACCGGTCTCACCTGGGTGGTGAACGGGTACCTGCTCACGTTCGCCGGTCTGATGCTGATCGGCGGTCGCGCCGCCGACGTCTTCGGACCGCGCCGGGTCCTCCTCGCCGGGCTGGCGCTGTTCTCCGTGGCCAGCCTCGTGGGCGGGCTGGCACCGGTCCCCGGCGTACTGGTGGCGGCGCGCGGGGCGCAGGGCGTGGGAGCTGCGCTGCTGGCGCCCGCCACGCTCGCCGTGATCAACACGGGTTTCACCGAGGCGGGCAGCCGGGCCAGGGCGTTCGGCGCCTGGTCGGCCGCCGGTGGCATCGGCGGCACGGCCGGTGCCCTGGCCGGCGGGGTGATCACCACCGGGCTGTCCTGGCGATGGATCTTCCTGATCAACGTGCCGATCGGCGCACTGCTGATCGCCGTCGCGGCGACGGCGTTGCCCGCGGTGCGCCCGCACGGCCGGCCCTCGCTCGATCTCGTCGGCGCGATCACCGGTACCGCCGGGCTCGCCGCCCTGGTCTACGGGGTGATGGGGGCCGCCGACCACGGCTGGCGGTCGGCATGGGTGCTCGGACCGGGCGGCGCCGGACTGGTGCTGCTCGTGGTGTTCACCGTCGTCCAGGCGCGCATCGCCCGCCGGCCGCTGCTGCCGCTGCGGATCTTCGCCGTACGAGGGACCGCGGTGGGCACCGGCATGCTGGTGTTGTTCGGCGGTGTCGTCATGGCGATGTGGTACTTCACCTCGCTGTTGCTGCAGAACGTGCTGGGCTACAGCGCCTTGCGGGCCGGGCTCGGCCAGACACCGGCCGCGGTGGCGTTCCTGCTGGTCGCGCGGGCCACGTCCGGGTTGTTGCCGCGGATCGGCGCGCGGCGGTCGATCCTGGCCGGCGCCGGGCTGCTCCTGGTCGGCTTCGGCTGGCTCGCCCGGGCCGATGCCGGCACCGGGTACCTCACCGGCGTGCTCGGGCCGACCCTGCTCGTCGCCGTCGGGATCGGCCTGGTGTTTCCCACCGTGATGGCCGTGGCGACCGCGGACGCGCCGGAGCGGGACGCCGGCGTGGCCGGCGGCGTGGCCACCACGGCCAACCAGGTGGGTTCCTCGATCGGCCTCGCCGTACTTGCCACTGCCGCGAGCGCCGTGTCGGCCGCCGACCGGCACCCGGGTTCCCCGGCCGCCCTCGCCGGCGGCTACGACCGGGTCTTCCTCGCCGCGGCCGGACTCGCGGTGGGCATCGCGGTACTGAGCGTCCTGCTGCCACGACGAGCACGCCGCTGA
- the wrbA gene encoding NAD(P)H:quinone oxidoreductase codes for MTVKIAVIYYSATGAVHALAEAVAGGAAAAGAEIRLRPVAELARDHEIDRDPRWREHVDATAATPEASPADLVWADALAFGTPTRFGTPAAPLKQFIDQTTELWRDGLLADKPMTAFTSAWNTHGGTEATILSLANVFYHWGGLIVPPGYTDPAVYAAGGNPYGTSFAASAGGGGAPDPATLDAARYQGRRLARTTAVLLAGRRAADPALETV; via the coding sequence ATGACTGTCAAGATCGCCGTCATCTACTACAGCGCCACGGGCGCGGTCCACGCACTCGCCGAGGCGGTCGCGGGCGGCGCGGCCGCGGCCGGCGCCGAGATCCGGTTGCGGCCGGTCGCCGAACTGGCGCGGGACCACGAGATCGACCGGGACCCCCGGTGGCGGGAGCACGTCGACGCCACCGCGGCGACGCCCGAGGCGTCGCCGGCCGACCTGGTGTGGGCCGACGCGCTGGCGTTCGGCACGCCGACCCGGTTCGGCACCCCGGCCGCGCCACTCAAGCAGTTCATCGACCAGACCACCGAGCTGTGGCGGGACGGTCTGCTCGCCGACAAACCGATGACCGCCTTCACCTCGGCGTGGAACACGCACGGCGGCACGGAGGCGACCATCCTCTCGCTGGCCAACGTCTTCTACCACTGGGGCGGGCTGATCGTCCCGCCCGGCTACACCGACCCGGCCGTGTACGCCGCGGGCGGAAACCCGTACGGCACCTCGTTCGCGGCGAGTGCCGGGGGCGGCGGCGCACCGGACCCCGCGACGCTCGACGCGGCCCGGTACCAGGGTCGGCGGCTGGCCCGGACCACCGCCGTACTGCTGGCCGGGCGACGCGCCGCCGACCCGGCCCTCGAAACCGTCTGA
- a CDS encoding tetratricopeptide repeat protein, which produces MTMAHGEDEAWAALSTAWDLPYGPPQVAAIEAVVAEADAAEWNDLQFAARALAVSAYQYAGETSKMFVPFAWCLAALDRGAADDRFVHQVMWSFKHIVAHLPLFPEVPLARTEAVLDDMERRYRAGGHSMHAVHQYRWLVARHLGDTAAAAEQYRLWCAAPRDDLSDCAGCEPTARIEHLADIGADEEAIELSVPVLAGNLTCIEQPQMILTALLLPYLRTGRYEQAADAHRRAYRSLRSSHSDLASIAQHVEFCARTGNEPRGLELVQRHLGWLAAPPDPYAEMRFAGATALLLRRLAASGHGDTELDRPPLTADETTADGAARTTTVAALGAELAARATAIAARFDERNGTGQQGAEIAALLTAEPLVDRLPLARAGWGSAAPAPAVPVEPVAMPPLPTEPAALADAAERYGSQFDEAAERAAWARFDEVCPSPVGALAGRRLMSRGLAESDTDVASAEGHWRAAADLFPDSPVRRHTALSLAGLARCRQDDPETGLAELTAARDALAELAAAAPAEEASAQEAPAGKAPVEDAPVEAAPVGDAPVGEDPVGEDPVAAARTAQERLAMGLDAAGRQPAAVAAARQALDRPADDRHTGRTHALLAFMHANSGEAASALSHAAEAIRLLAGRPAEMVTQVRLLTGRLHAQAGDFAAAIGEFRAAAVGAEANTRAEALRLYGHATLDADRPDEAIEPLTEAIGLWSGLGQLRPVAHLRAALADALGRTGRYDEAASVGEDALDGLTDPDDLPVRIDTLLLLGVAYRELHATEAAIEALDEVARHCGAADNAAGVGEANARIAEILDGVDRDAEAAQRWADGAAAFRTARLAASGDAAEPSETGDATELSGAGAANDGGGPDSADAAGAADDGGRTGAAGAAGDGAGGGPDAAERVARLAVDELRAARNAALSWQWADQPERALAALPAADAAAQVAGTETPRACWEVAVLGYDAGRILANAERLDEALARTGRATTLFAGLRAGGDLDPAPTPVEIAVRTLHARLLIGLDRRADARSTLTALLDELPPAAEEHRADITALLADTER; this is translated from the coding sequence ATGACGATGGCACACGGCGAAGACGAGGCGTGGGCCGCACTGTCCACGGCGTGGGACCTGCCGTACGGCCCGCCGCAGGTCGCCGCGATCGAGGCGGTGGTGGCCGAAGCGGACGCAGCCGAGTGGAACGACCTGCAGTTCGCGGCCCGCGCGCTCGCGGTCTCGGCCTACCAGTACGCCGGCGAGACCAGCAAGATGTTCGTGCCGTTCGCCTGGTGCCTCGCCGCGCTCGACCGGGGCGCGGCCGACGACCGGTTCGTGCACCAGGTGATGTGGTCGTTCAAGCACATCGTGGCGCACCTGCCGCTGTTCCCGGAGGTGCCGCTGGCGCGCACCGAGGCCGTGCTCGACGACATGGAGCGCCGCTACCGTGCCGGCGGGCACAGCATGCACGCCGTGCACCAGTACCGGTGGCTCGTCGCCCGCCACCTGGGCGACACGGCGGCCGCGGCCGAACAGTACCGGCTGTGGTGTGCCGCGCCGCGCGACGACCTGTCCGACTGCGCCGGCTGCGAGCCGACCGCGCGGATCGAGCACCTTGCGGACATCGGCGCCGACGAGGAGGCGATCGAGCTGTCGGTGCCGGTGCTCGCCGGCAACCTGACCTGCATCGAGCAGCCGCAGATGATCCTCACCGCGCTGCTGCTGCCGTACCTGCGCACCGGCCGGTACGAGCAGGCCGCCGACGCGCACCGCCGCGCCTACCGGTCACTGCGTTCGTCCCACTCCGACCTCGCGTCGATCGCGCAACACGTCGAGTTCTGCGCCCGTACCGGCAACGAGCCGCGCGGGTTGGAGCTGGTGCAGCGGCACCTGGGCTGGCTCGCCGCGCCGCCCGACCCGTACGCGGAGATGCGGTTCGCCGGCGCCACCGCGCTGCTGCTGCGCCGGCTGGCCGCGTCCGGGCACGGCGACACCGAGCTCGACCGGCCGCCGCTGACCGCCGACGAGACCACCGCGGACGGTGCCGCCCGGACCACGACGGTGGCGGCGCTGGGTGCCGAGCTGGCGGCGCGGGCGACGGCGATCGCGGCCCGGTTCGACGAGCGCAACGGCACCGGCCAGCAGGGCGCCGAGATCGCCGCGCTGCTGACCGCCGAGCCGCTGGTCGACCGGCTGCCGCTGGCGCGGGCCGGCTGGGGCAGCGCGGCGCCGGCCCCGGCGGTACCGGTCGAGCCGGTCGCGATGCCACCGCTGCCGACCGAGCCCGCGGCGCTGGCCGACGCGGCCGAGCGGTACGGGTCCCAGTTCGACGAGGCGGCGGAGCGGGCGGCCTGGGCCCGGTTCGACGAGGTGTGCCCGAGCCCGGTCGGTGCGCTTGCCGGCCGGCGGCTGATGTCCCGCGGGCTGGCCGAGTCGGACACCGACGTCGCGTCCGCCGAGGGGCACTGGCGCGCCGCGGCCGACCTGTTTCCGGACTCGCCGGTGCGCCGGCACACCGCGCTGAGCCTGGCCGGGCTGGCGCGCTGCCGGCAGGACGACCCGGAAACCGGGCTGGCCGAGCTGACCGCCGCGCGCGACGCGCTGGCCGAGTTGGCCGCCGCGGCACCGGCCGAGGAGGCGTCCGCCCAAGAGGCGCCCGCCGGGAAGGCGCCGGTCGAGGACGCGCCGGTCGAGGCGGCGCCGGTTGGAGACGCTCCGGTCGGGGAGGATCCGGTCGGGGAGGATCCGGTGGCCGCGGCCCGGACGGCGCAGGAACGGCTGGCGATGGGGCTGGACGCGGCCGGCCGGCAGCCGGCGGCGGTCGCGGCCGCACGGCAGGCCCTCGATCGTCCGGCCGACGACCGGCACACCGGCCGCACCCACGCGCTGCTGGCGTTCATGCACGCCAACTCGGGCGAAGCGGCGAGCGCGCTGTCCCACGCCGCCGAGGCGATCCGGCTGCTGGCCGGCCGCCCGGCCGAGATGGTGACGCAGGTACGGCTGCTCACCGGCCGACTGCATGCGCAGGCCGGCGACTTCGCCGCCGCGATCGGCGAGTTCCGGGCCGCCGCGGTCGGCGCCGAGGCGAACACCCGGGCCGAGGCTCTCCGGCTGTACGGGCACGCCACGCTCGACGCCGACCGGCCGGACGAGGCGATCGAGCCGCTCACCGAGGCCATCGGCCTGTGGTCCGGCCTCGGCCAACTGCGGCCGGTCGCGCACCTGCGCGCGGCGCTGGCCGACGCGCTGGGCCGGACCGGCCGGTACGACGAGGCGGCGAGTGTCGGGGAGGACGCGCTCGACGGGTTGACCGACCCGGACGACCTGCCGGTCCGGATCGACACGCTGTTGCTGCTGGGCGTCGCGTACCGGGAACTGCACGCCACCGAGGCGGCCATCGAAGCGCTCGACGAGGTCGCGCGGCACTGCGGCGCGGCCGACAACGCCGCCGGCGTCGGTGAGGCGAACGCGCGCATCGCCGAGATCCTGGACGGTGTCGACCGGGACGCCGAGGCGGCCCAGCGCTGGGCGGACGGCGCCGCCGCCTTCCGCACCGCCCGGCTCGCCGCGTCCGGTGACGCCGCCGAGCCCAGCGAGACCGGTGACGCCACCGAACTCAGCGGTGCCGGCGCGGCCAACGACGGGGGTGGGCCCGACTCGGCGGACGCGGCTGGCGCGGCCGACGACGGGGGCAGGACCGGCGCAGCCGGCGCGGCCGGCGACGGCGCCGGGGGCGGGCCCGACGCGGCGGAGCGGGTGGCGCGGTTGGCGGTGGACGAGCTGCGGGCGGCACGCAACGCGGCGCTGTCCTGGCAGTGGGCCGACCAACCGGAGCGGGCGCTCGCCGCGCTGCCGGCCGCGGACGCGGCGGCGCAGGTCGCGGGTACCGAAACGCCGCGGGCCTGCTGGGAGGTGGCCGTGCTCGGGTACGACGCGGGCCGCATCCTCGCCAACGCGGAGCGGCTCGACGAGGCGCTGGCGCGAACCGGCAGGGCCACGACGCTGTTCGCCGGGTTGCGGGCGGGCGGTGACCTCGATCCGGCGCCGACCCCGGTGGAGATCGCGGTACGCACGCTGCACGCCCGGCTGCTGATCGGGCTGGACCGGCGGGCCGACGCCCGCAGCACGCTGACCGCGCTGCTGGACGAGCTGCCGCCGGCGGCCGAGGAGCACCGGGCCGACATCACCGCACTGCTCGCCGACACCGAACGCTGA
- the ppc gene encoding phosphoenolpyruvate carboxylase encodes MTDQSNTDAPDAALRADIRRLGTLLGEALVRQEGSELLAEVEEVRALVRTDSATAAQRLAALDVATGTKLGRAFSTYFHLANVTEQVHRARELRAARAVTGGWLRETAELIRKAGTSAADIDAAVRRLAIRPVFTAHPTEAARRSILVKQRALADTLDAEAAERALGGGADTAAYDRRLAELIDLLWQTDELRLTRPEPTDEARNAIYYLTELYANAAPRVLADLHDTLADLGAEVPVTAQPFTFGTWIGGDRDGNPYVTPEVTANVLRLQHEYGIRAAEHAMDGLVSDLSLSARHAHLSEPLAASLDADLAALPELPARFRRVNAEEPYRLKARCIKQKLANTRARLAARRPHEPGRDYLGTAEYVADLELIRTSLAEHDGALIADGRVADAIRAAQAFGLQLATMDVREHSEKHHAVLAQLYRAVGEVDYASLDRPARTELLVAELAGRRPLSTPDVALDEAERRTYDVFATIREMQDTFGPKVIESYIVSMTHGVDDLLAAVVLARENGLVNVHSGHSRLDFVPLLETVHELKPAGELLDAWLSIPAYRKIVAARGDVQEIMLGYSDSNKEAGIASSQWSIHQAQRAMRDAAAKHGVTLRLFHGRGGTVGRGGGPTHEAILAQPYGTLDGSIKVTEQGEVISDKYTLPALARENLELTVSAVLQATLLHTEPRQPATELAVWDSVMDTVAGAAESAYRNLVEHPRLPDYFWACTPTALLGSLNIGSRPSKRPNTDAGLDGLRAIPWVFGWTQTRQIVPGWYGVGSGLAAANAAGLTDTLRAMYQRWQFFRTFISNVEMMLAKTDLSIARRYVDALVPDELRHFADQIETEYASTVREVLAITGEAHLLDAQPVLRRTLEVRDTYLEPLHHLQVSLLSKYAAAGGADAGDEALQRALLSTVNGIAAGLRNTG; translated from the coding sequence ATGACCGATCAGTCGAACACCGACGCGCCGGACGCGGCGTTGCGGGCGGACATCCGGCGGCTGGGCACGCTGCTCGGCGAGGCGCTGGTTCGCCAGGAGGGCAGCGAGCTGCTCGCCGAGGTCGAGGAGGTTCGCGCCCTGGTGCGCACCGACTCGGCCACCGCGGCGCAGCGGCTCGCCGCGCTGGACGTGGCGACCGGTACCAAGTTGGGTCGCGCGTTCTCGACCTACTTCCACCTGGCGAACGTGACCGAGCAGGTGCATCGGGCCCGCGAGCTGCGCGCGGCCCGCGCGGTCACCGGCGGCTGGCTGCGGGAGACCGCGGAGCTGATCCGCAAGGCCGGCACCTCGGCCGCCGACATCGATGCGGCGGTCCGGCGGCTCGCGATCCGGCCGGTGTTCACCGCGCACCCGACCGAGGCGGCCCGCCGGTCGATCCTGGTCAAGCAGCGCGCGCTGGCCGACACGCTGGACGCGGAGGCGGCCGAGCGGGCGCTCGGCGGCGGCGCGGACACGGCCGCGTACGACCGGCGGTTGGCGGAGCTGATCGACCTGCTGTGGCAGACCGACGAGCTGCGACTGACCCGGCCGGAGCCGACCGACGAGGCCCGCAACGCGATCTACTACCTGACCGAGCTGTACGCGAACGCCGCGCCGCGGGTGCTCGCCGACCTGCACGACACGCTGGCCGACCTGGGCGCCGAGGTGCCGGTGACGGCGCAGCCGTTCACGTTCGGTACCTGGATCGGCGGCGACCGGGACGGCAACCCGTACGTGACGCCCGAGGTCACCGCGAACGTGCTGCGGTTGCAGCACGAGTACGGCATCCGGGCGGCCGAGCACGCGATGGACGGGCTGGTCAGCGACCTGTCGCTGTCCGCGCGGCACGCGCACCTGTCGGAGCCGCTGGCGGCCAGCCTGGACGCCGACCTGGCCGCGCTGCCGGAGCTGCCGGCCCGGTTCCGCCGGGTCAACGCGGAGGAGCCGTACCGGCTGAAGGCGCGGTGCATCAAGCAGAAGCTGGCGAACACCCGGGCCCGGCTGGCCGCCCGGCGGCCGCACGAGCCGGGTCGCGACTACCTGGGTACCGCGGAGTACGTCGCGGACCTGGAGCTGATCCGCACCTCGCTGGCCGAGCACGACGGGGCGCTGATCGCCGACGGCCGGGTGGCCGACGCGATCCGGGCGGCCCAGGCGTTCGGCCTGCAGCTGGCGACGATGGACGTACGGGAGCATTCGGAGAAGCACCACGCCGTGCTGGCGCAGCTGTACCGGGCGGTCGGTGAGGTCGACTACGCGAGCCTGGACCGGCCGGCCCGTACCGAGCTGCTGGTGGCCGAGCTCGCCGGGAGGCGGCCACTGTCCACTCCGGACGTGGCGCTGGACGAGGCGGAGCGGCGCACCTACGACGTGTTCGCGACGATCCGCGAGATGCAGGACACGTTCGGGCCGAAGGTGATCGAGAGCTACATCGTCTCGATGACGCACGGCGTCGACGACCTGCTGGCCGCGGTGGTGCTGGCCCGGGAGAACGGCCTGGTCAATGTCCACAGTGGACACTCTCGGCTGGATTTCGTGCCGCTGCTGGAGACGGTGCACGAGCTCAAGCCCGCCGGCGAGCTGCTCGACGCGTGGCTCAGCATCCCGGCGTACCGCAAGATCGTGGCCGCCCGCGGCGACGTGCAGGAGATCATGCTCGGCTACTCGGACTCCAACAAGGAGGCCGGGATCGCGTCCAGCCAGTGGTCGATCCACCAGGCCCAGCGGGCGATGCGGGACGCGGCCGCGAAGCACGGCGTCACGTTGCGGCTGTTCCACGGCCGCGGCGGTACGGTCGGGCGCGGTGGCGGCCCGACGCACGAGGCGATCCTGGCCCAGCCGTACGGCACCCTGGACGGCTCGATCAAGGTCACCGAGCAGGGCGAGGTCATCTCCGACAAGTACACGCTGCCGGCGCTGGCCCGGGAGAACCTGGAGCTGACCGTGTCCGCGGTGCTGCAGGCGACGCTGCTGCACACCGAGCCGCGGCAGCCCGCCACCGAACTCGCGGTCTGGGACTCGGTGATGGACACCGTCGCCGGCGCCGCCGAGAGCGCCTACCGCAACCTGGTGGAGCACCCCCGGCTGCCCGACTACTTCTGGGCCTGCACACCCACCGCGCTGCTCGGCTCGCTCAACATCGGCTCCCGGCCGTCGAAGCGACCCAACACCGACGCCGGCCTGGACGGGCTGCGCGCGATCCCGTGGGTCTTCGGCTGGACCCAGACCCGCCAGATCGTCCCCGGCTGGTACGGGGTGGGCAGCGGCCTGGCCGCCGCCAACGCGGCCGGGTTGACCGACACGCTGCGCGCGATGTACCAGCGATGGCAGTTCTTCCGCACGTTCATCTCGAACGTGGAGATGATGCTCGCGAAGACCGATCTGTCCATCGCCCGGCGCTACGTCGACGCGCTGGTGCCGGACGAGCTGCGGCACTTCGCCGACCAGATCGAGACCGAGTACGCCTCGACCGTGCGCGAGGTGCTCGCCATCACCGGCGAGGCGCACCTGCTCGACGCCCAGCCGGTACTGCGGCGCACCCTGGAGGTGCGCGACACGTACCTGGAGCCGCTGCACCACCTGCAGGTCTCGCTGCTCTCGAAGTACGCGGCGGCGGGTGGGGCGGACGCCGGCGACGAGGCGCTCCAGCGGGCGCTGCTGAGCACCGTCAACGGCATCGCCGCCGGCCTCCGCAACACCGGCTGA
- a CDS encoding MarR family winged helix-turn-helix transcriptional regulator produces MDFDQADAINQAIRRLSLRHRARVGELLAPLGLYPGQEALLLELARSGPMIQAALGAALGCEPPSVTQMSRKLEASGYVRRRPARGDKRASVVELTDSGAALVEQIRRLWRDLAEETVAGVAETSVTQLPALLNTLAGNVQRADRPAAQ; encoded by the coding sequence ATGGACTTCGACCAGGCCGACGCGATCAACCAGGCCATCCGCCGGCTGAGCCTGCGCCACCGGGCCCGGGTGGGCGAGTTGCTGGCACCGCTCGGTCTGTACCCGGGCCAGGAGGCGCTGCTGCTGGAGCTGGCGCGGAGCGGGCCGATGATCCAGGCGGCGCTCGGCGCCGCGCTCGGCTGCGAGCCACCCAGCGTGACGCAGATGAGTCGCAAGCTGGAGGCGTCCGGCTACGTTCGCCGTCGACCCGCCCGGGGCGACAAGCGCGCCAGCGTCGTCGAACTCACCGACAGCGGTGCCGCCCTGGTCGAGCAGATCCGGCGGCTCTGGCGCGATCTCGCCGAGGAGACGGTGGCCGGCGTCGCCGAGACCAGCGTGACGCAGCTGCCCGCGTTGCTGAACACCCTGGCCGGCAACGTCCAACGCGCCGACCGACCAGCCGCACAGTGA